In one window of Microtus pennsylvanicus isolate mMicPen1 chromosome 2, mMicPen1.hap1, whole genome shotgun sequence DNA:
- the LOC142845003 gene encoding olfactory receptor 4K3-like, whose product MEDDNQTVVSEFFFQGLCTSKELQIFLLLPFSTLYVITVVGNLFVVILIIADHHLHSPMYFLLANLSFVDFCLSSVNTPKLITDLVKDNKTISFGGCMSQILCVHFIGGSEMVLLVTMAYDRYVAICRPLHYTSIMDRQKCIWLVLISWIIGFVHGISQLLLIVDLPFCGPRMIDSFFCDIPLVMKLACTNTDTLEIVINADSGILATTCFIPLLISYTYILLTVQLYSKDGSAKALSTCTSHITVVVLFFGPIIFIYLWPVSIPWVDKFLGVFYTVITPFLNPAIYTLRNKDIKNAIKKQINYM is encoded by the coding sequence ATGGAAGATGATAACCAGACTGTGgtatctgagtttttttttcaggGACTTTGTACCTCAAAGGAACTGCAGATCTTTCTCCTGCTGCCATTTTCCACCCTTTATGTGATAACTGTGGTAGGCAACCTCTTTGTGGTGATATTAATCATCGCTGATCATCATCTCCATTCTCCCATGTACTTTCTTCTAGCCAATCTCTCATTTGTTGACTTCTGCCTTTCTTCAGTAAATACACCCAAACTGATCACAGACCTTGTAAAAGataataaaactatttcttttggGGGTTGCATGAGCCAGATCCTCTGCGTGCATTTCATTGGAGGAAGTGAGATGGTGCTTCTTGTAacaatggcctatgaccgctatgtggccatctgcaggcCACTCCACTACACCAGCATCATGGACAGACAGAAGTGCATCTGGCTCGTTTTGATATCATGGATCATTGGATTTGTGCATGGCATTAGTCAATTGCTCTTGATTGTAGATCTACCTTTCTGTGGACCTAGAATGATAGACAGCTTTTTCTGTGatattcctttggtgatgaaattAGCCTGCACCAATACTGATACTCTGGAAATCGTGATAAATGCTGACAGTGGTATTTTAGCAACAACTTGTTTCATTCCATTGCTGATATCTTACACTTACATTCTATTAACTGTTCAACTTTATTCTAAAGATGGTTCAGCCAAGGCACTCTCTACCTGTACCTCCCATATCACAGTGGTTGTGCTATTCTTTGGGCCCATCATTTTTATCTATCTGTGGCCAGTCAGCATCCCTTGGGTGGACAAGTTTCTTGGTGTGTTTTATACAGTCATCACACCTTTTCTGAATCCAGCCATCTATACACttagaaataaagacattaaGAATGCCATAAAGAAGCAGATAAATTACATGTAA
- the LOC142845004 gene encoding olfactory receptor 4K3-like: protein MEETNQTVVSEFIFQGLCNSRELQIFLLLPFSILYLMTVVGNLFVVILIITDHHLHSPMYFLLANLSFVDFCLSSVTTPKMITDLVKDIKTISFGGCMSQILCVHFFGGGEMVLLVTMAYDRYVAICRPLHYTSIMDRQKCIWLVLISWIIGFVHAMSQLILILELPFCGPRVIDSFFCDIPLVMKLACINTDTLGIVINADSGVLATTCFILLLISYTYILLTVQLHSKDISSKALSTCTSHIIVVVLFFGPCIFIYLWPVSIMWVDKFLAVFYTVITPLLNPAIYTLRNKDIKNAIKKLKDHK, encoded by the coding sequence ATGGAAGAAACTAATCAGACTGTGGTGTCTGAGTTTATTTTTCAGGGACTTTGTAACTCAAGAGAACTACAGATCTTCCTCCTGTTGCCATTTTCCATCCTCTACCTGATGACTGTGGTAGGCAACCTCTTTGTGGTGATATTAATCATCACTGATCATCACCTCCATTCTCCCATGTACTTTCTGTTAGCCAATCTCTCATTTGTTGACTTCTGCCTTTCCTCAGTTACTACCCCCAAAATGATCACAGACCTTGTAAAAGATATTAAAACTATTTCCTTTGGAGGTTGCATGAGCCAGATCCTCTGCGTGCATTTCTTTGGAGGGGGTGAGATGGTGCTTCTTGTAacaatggcctatgaccgctatgtggccatctgcaggcCACTCCACTACACCAGCATCATGGACAGACAGAAGTGCATCTGGCTTGTTTTGATATCATGGATCATTGGATTCGTGCATGCCATGAGTCAACTGATTCTGATTTTGGAGTTACCTTTCTGTGGACCTAGAGTGATAGACAGCTTTTTCTGTGatattcctttggtgatgaaattAGCCTGCATCAATACTGATACTCTGGGAATCGTGATAAACGCTGACAGTGGTGTTTTAGCAACAACTTGCTTCATTCTGTTGCTGATATCTTACACTTACATTCTACTAACTGTTCAGCTTCACTCCAAAGATATTTCATCAAAGGCACTCTCTACCTGCACCTCCCATATCATAGTGGTTGTGCTATTCTTTGGACCCTGTATTTTCATCTATCTGTGGCCTGTCAGCATCATGTGGGTGGATAAGTTTCTTGCTGTGTTTTATACAGTTATCACACCTCTCCTGAATCCAGCAATCTATACattaagaaataaagatattaaaaatgcCATTAAAAAACTCAAAGATCACAAGTAA